The Planctomycetaceae bacterium genome contains the following window.
TGTGGCAAGGCCCGCCCCAGAGCCAGATCTGGATGACGGCTTTGGCTTTGGACGCCCGGGCCGGTTGGCTGGCGGCCTCGAGCGCCGCCAGCGCCCGCCGCGGGAGCAGCCCCGCCGCGACGGCGGCGGCCGCCGAGCCCAGACCCAGTTGCATCAATTCACGCCGCGTCATTGGCTTGTCCATAGAGTCACCTAGTGGCGGTAGAGGAACTCGTCGCTGTTGATCAAGGCCCAGACCAGATCCGCCGCGCCGTCGCCGCGACCGGCGTTGTTGCGCAGGTATTCCCCGGCGGCGATCAGTTCGTCCCGCGCGGGATATCGCGAGAGGATCGTCAGGTAGATGCGGTCCATGGTCTCTCGCGGGCGGTCGCGCAGGCGCTGCACCTCGAGCCGGGCCAGGCTGCGCTGGATCTTCTGCCCCACGTGGGTCGAGTTGAGCATGTGCAGACGCTGGGCCGACGTCATGCGGTTGTTGCGCTCGCCGTGCAGCCCCGTGTCGCGGGCGGGGCGACCGAACATGTCCAGGAACGTGCTGGTGATGCTCCCGTCGGGCAGGGCGATGGCGCGCAGGTCGGATGGAATGAACGTAAAGGGCTCGGGAATGGCGCTGGTGTACTTCTCCGTCGTGCCGCTGATCTGGCACAGCGCGTCGATGAGCACCTCGGCGTCCAGGCGGCGCAGCGGATACCGCGCGAAGTTAACGGCTGCCAGTTCGCCTTCCGTGCCGCCGGCGGACGCGCGCTGATACGTCTGCGAGTTCAGAATCAGTCGCAGGAGATGGCGCAAGTCGTACTTCGAGGCCACCAGCTCGCGCTCCAGCAGCGCCAGCAACTCCGGGTTTGACGGCGGGTTGTCCTCCCGCATGTCGTCGGGCTCGTCAACGATGCCGCGCCCCATCAGCCACGCCCACGCGCGGTTGGCGATGTTGCGGGTAAACCACGGGTTGCGGGGCGTGATCAGCCAATCGGCAAAATCCACCCGCGGGTCGCGGTCGGCCGCCAGGGCGGGCATGGTGCCGTCGGGGAAGACCGCCGTGGGCGCCGGCCGGGTCGAGGCCTTGGCCAGGTCGAAATAGACGATCTCTTCCTTCCACTCATCAGTGCTCTTGTAGGCGAGGCGTTCGAAGAATCCGGCCATGCCCTGCAGGCGGTCCTTGGGCCATTTTTCGGCCCGGGCGCCCATGAACGTCAGGGCGACGGTGGCGGCCACTCCGGCGCTGGTTCGGTTCTGCATGGCGCGGTAGAAGTTCACCTGGGGGCTGGAGAAGTTGCTCCCGCCGGCGGTGAGCAGTTCGCGGGCGAAGACGTCATAGGGCTTGTTCTTTCGGATCGAATCGAGCAGCCAGTGATGATACGCCTGGGCGGCGTTGGGCCAGAGGTTGATGGGGAACTCGGCCTTGATGCGGAGGATGTCGCCCCACTTCATCGCCCAGTAGAGGGCGAACTCGTCGCGTTGCATCAGGCGGTCGATCAGCGCGCGGCGCTTGTCGGGGCTCGAGTTGCCGATGAACTCCGCCGCCTCGGCGGCTGTCGGCAGCGTTCCGATCACGTCCAGGAACGCCCGCCGCACGAAGACCGCGTCCGAGCACAGCGGCGCCGGTTCGATCTTGAGCGCCTTGAGCCGGGCCAGCACCAGGGCGTCGATAGGCGTCTGCGGGACCACCGCCGCAGCGGGCTGCGCAGCCGGCGGCAGATCGGCCCACCAGTCGGTCCGCGGAACCGGGCGTGACGCGTTCCGCGCGGGCGCCCGCCAGGCCGGACGCGTCGCCGCCCGAGACGCCGGCGCCGTGGCGGCGGTCTTGCCCTTGCCCTGCTGGGCCTCCGCGTCTGGCCCTGCCGACAGGCAGACCATAACCGTCCATGCAACTGTCATCCACGCCTTCATCGCGATCTCCGCTGGGGCCGGATCAATCATACGCCATGCCGCGCCCTCCAGAAAATCAAAACGCCCGCGCCGGATCTCTATTGCAGACCGCTGCCGCGCCGGCGACCATTCCCCTTCAGCGTCACTTGTACGCCGGGGCGTCTGGAAATTCGATGATGTGCTTCTTGAGCATGGTCCAGACGACCAGGTCCAGCGGGACCGCCAGGACGAGCCCGATGAGACCGAAGATGTTGCCCCACAGGAACAGCGTGAACAGCGTCACCACCGGCGGAATGTGAACCGCGCGACGCATGACCATCGGCGTCAGCAGGTACGACTCGACCGTCTGAACGATCGCGTAGACGATCGAGACGCCCACGACCTGCCCGCCGCCCTGGGGCAACGCCACCAGCAGCGACAGCACCAGCGTCACCAGCGGACCCAGCACCGGCACCGATTGCGTCAGGGCCGCCACCAGCGCCAGAGGCAGCGCAAAGTCCAGACCGATCAGCGAATATCCCGCCGCCGTGATCAGCCCGATGGTGGTCATGCTGAAGAGCGTCCCGAGCATCCAGCCGCGAAGCTGCGGCTGGAGCTCGCGCACCGCCCGCAGCGTCGGCGCGCGGCGGTGGGCGGGCAGGACCCCGACCGCCCGCGCCGTCAAGTCGCCCTCATGGCCGGTCAACAGGTACAGCGCCCCGATCAACACCACCAGGATGGCGATTACCGTCGTCAGGACCCCGCCGGCGACGTTGCGGACCGCGTCGGTGGCAGAACTGCCCGTCAACAGATTGCCCCCGATCTCCACCAGTTCGTCCAGCGTCAGATCGTTCTCCAACCGCAGGCTTGTTGACAGGCGACGCAGGCTTTCGTTAAGGCTTCGCCTCATCTCGGGCAGACGCTCGATGGTCCGTTCAACAGGCCCGTACAGCGCCCAGCTCAAGGCCGCCACCGCTGCCACCAGCACCGCCAGCATCACCACCACAGACACCACCGCCCGCAGCGACGTCGGACCCGGAAGGCGATCGGTCAATGGCCGAAGCACCGCGGCCACCGCCGCGGTCATCAGCCCCCCCAACAGCAGGAACTTGGCCGCGGTGAAGAACCGAAACAGCGTCACCGCCACCAGAGTCCACAGCCCCACCGCCACCATCGACCGAACTGTGACGACCGCGTCCCACCGATGGTCGCGCTGCGGCCGATGCTCGCGACGACCAGAAGCATGCCTGTCGTTTTCTGACGCATCCTTGTTCATAGACCCCCGCCCGGTAAGCAGGGAATTATAGAGCCCCGCGCGGACGGCGCTTCGGCCTTGCCTGGCGGCGGCGGGGGAAGGTATCATGGCCGCCACTGGTCGCATGCCATTGCCATCGAAGCGAGAGGATTTACATCATGGACCGCATCAAGATCGTGCTGGATGAGAGCGAGATTCCGCGTCAGTGGTACAACGTGGCTGCCGATCTGCCCTCGCCGCTGGACCCGCCGCTGGGGCGCGACAACAAGCCCATCGGCCCGGCAGACCTGGCGCCGATCTTCCCGGCCGCGCTGATCGAGCAGGAAATGTCGACCCAGCGCTGGATCGACATCCCCCAGCCGGTGCTGGAGAAGATCGCTCTCTACCGCCCGACCGGACTCTTCCGCGCGGTCAACCTCGAAAAACTCCTCGGCACGCCGGCGAAGATCTTCTACAAGTACGAAGGCCAAAGCCCCACCGGCAGCCACAAGTCCAACACCGCCACCGCCCAGGCGTACTACAACGCCCAGGCGGGCATGAAGCGCCTGACGACCGAAACCGGCGCCGGCCAATGGGGCTCTGCCCTGTCGCTGGCCTGCCACCAGTTCGGTCTGGCGTGTACCGTCTACATGGTGCGCTGCAGCTACGACCAGAAGCCCTTCCGCAAGGTTATGATGCAGGTCTGGGGCGCCGAGTGCATCCCCAGCCCGTCCAACCGCACCGCGGCCGGACGCGCCATCCTCAAGGAAACCCCCGACACCTCCGGATCGCTGGGCATGGCGATCTCCGAAGCGGTCGAAGACGCCGCCTCACACGCCGACGCCAATTACGCCCTGGGCAGCGTGCTCAACCACGTGATGCTCCACCAGACGGTGATCGGGCTGGAGACCAAGGCTGCTCTGAAGAAGTTCGGCGCTTCGCCGGACGTGATCATCGGCTGCGCCGGCGGCGGGAGCAACTTCGCGGGCATCGCGTTTCCGTTCGTGCCCGACAAGCTCGGCGGGCAGGACATCCGCATCATCGCCGTCGAGCCGTCGGCCTGTCCGACGATGACCGAAGGGCTCTACCGGTACGACTACGGCGACACGGCCGCCATGACGCCGCAGCTCAAGATGTACACGCTGGGCCACCAGTGGGTGCCCCCTGCGATTCACGCCGGCGGGCTGCGGTACCACGGCATGAGCCCGCTGGTAAGCAAGCTGATCAACTTGGGCGTGATCGAGCCGGTGGCCCTGCATCAGACGGCCTGCTTCGAGGGGGCGCTGGCCTTCGCCAAGTGCGAGGGCATCATCCCGGCCCCCGAGAGCTCGCACGCGGTGCAGATG
Protein-coding sequences here:
- a CDS encoding DUF1553 domain-containing protein; the protein is MTVAWTVMVCLSAGPDAEAQQGKGKTAATAPASRAATRPAWRAPARNASRPVPRTDWWADLPPAAQPAAAVVPQTPIDALVLARLKALKIEPAPLCSDAVFVRRAFLDVIGTLPTAAEAAEFIGNSSPDKRRALIDRLMQRDEFALYWAMKWGDILRIKAEFPINLWPNAAQAYHHWLLDSIRKNKPYDVFARELLTAGGSNFSSPQVNFYRAMQNRTSAGVAATVALTFMGARAEKWPKDRLQGMAGFFERLAYKSTDEWKEEIVYFDLAKASTRPAPTAVFPDGTMPALAADRDPRVDFADWLITPRNPWFTRNIANRAWAWLMGRGIVDEPDDMREDNPPSNPELLALLERELVASKYDLRHLLRLILNSQTYQRASAGGTEGELAAVNFARYPLRRLDAEVLIDALCQISGTTEKYTSAIPEPFTFIPSDLRAIALPDGSITSTFLDMFGRPARDTGLHGERNNRMTSAQRLHMLNSTHVGQKIQRSLARLEVQRLRDRPRETMDRIYLTILSRYPARDELIAAGEYLRNNAGRGDGAADLVWALINSDEFLYRH
- a CDS encoding AI-2E family transporter, which gives rise to MNKDASENDRHASGRREHRPQRDHRWDAVVTVRSMVAVGLWTLVAVTLFRFFTAAKFLLLGGLMTAAVAAVLRPLTDRLPGPTSLRAVVSVVVMLAVLVAAVAALSWALYGPVERTIERLPEMRRSLNESLRRLSTSLRLENDLTLDELVEIGGNLLTGSSATDAVRNVAGGVLTTVIAILVVLIGALYLLTGHEGDLTARAVGVLPAHRRAPTLRAVRELQPQLRGWMLGTLFSMTTIGLITAAGYSLIGLDFALPLALVAALTQSVPVLGPLVTLVLSLLVALPQGGGQVVGVSIVYAIVQTVESYLLTPMVMRRAVHIPPVVTLFTLFLWGNIFGLIGLVLAVPLDLVVWTMLKKHIIEFPDAPAYK
- a CDS encoding TrpB-like pyridoxal phosphate-dependent enzyme, translating into MDRIKIVLDESEIPRQWYNVAADLPSPLDPPLGRDNKPIGPADLAPIFPAALIEQEMSTQRWIDIPQPVLEKIALYRPTGLFRAVNLEKLLGTPAKIFYKYEGQSPTGSHKSNTATAQAYYNAQAGMKRLTTETGAGQWGSALSLACHQFGLACTVYMVRCSYDQKPFRKVMMQVWGAECIPSPSNRTAAGRAILKETPDTSGSLGMAISEAVEDAASHADANYALGSVLNHVMLHQTVIGLETKAALKKFGASPDVIIGCAGGGSNFAGIAFPFVPDKLGGQDIRIIAVEPSACPTMTEGLYRYDYGDTAAMTPQLKMYTLGHQWVPPAIHAGGLRYHGMSPLVSKLINLGVIEPVALHQTACFEGALAFAKCEGIIPAPESSHAVQMAIQIAQECKQTGQAKNIVFCLSGHGHFDMTAYQSYLAGNLKDISHAALGL